In Haloarcula salinisoli, one genomic interval encodes:
- a CDS encoding type II/IV secretion system ATPase subunit, translating to MAIEDTKSGADGTDDGVASPDRTATVGEYTWEDLRRELHDGGPFDRADYLGFDPETITDKLEDAAGLAKGVNQPFAEYIDPETTPVAKGEYTWEHFKQEYYYEDGAKPWNNGDQPRDNQGNVVPFEGESYLGFEPEQTENRLSLAEDLASELDELVDERTVDVNPELDEDEFFSTQEGHTTVVNRYDLEKAVPLSKKSHFKELERYWVNKPYACAIIFQSRKENEKKYYVIEPYLNPIEEDLQGFLSGKLRTAIKYSEDDVIVKGSNADRAQVIQREAEQLLSRYDLYKDSISAGAGTSSGGGGFLDGLKEMFNDTETTVPEVTGQLDGLAVRPEPAILADDPSTLNEYQVEKLLYTLKRDFIGYGLIDGIKHDINVEDISCDGYNSRVFVYHTDYEQIISNVEHGETELDDFVVKLAQRSGKGISKRQPQIDATLPDGSRAQLTLGREVSDHGTNYTIRQFKDVPFTPIDLINWNTFSLDEMAFLWLCIENNKSLIFAGGTASGKTTSLNAVSLFIPSNSKIVSIEDTREVELPQRNWVASVTRPSFGDDDQGDVDEFDLLEAALRQRPDYIVMGEIRGEEGRTLFQVMSTGHTTYTTFHADSVGEVIKRFTTEPINVSKTLFTALDLVSIQTQTRVDGSKVRRNKSLTEINEYSAENDEINVRDVYEWRAETDEYIQMGNSNTLEEIKFDRGWTQEKLDEELFKRKVVLAHLIEQGLNSYTEVAATIQAFINDPETILTLIANDQLERSLEDLREMESVKIDIDPEKEEMVPRPDAPPEMVEETKQVLDNAGPLFRKFKSGDTPDIVSALMDGNALEDTDTEDDVTEFGQFVPKAGKEADSG from the coding sequence ATGGCAATAGAGGATACTAAATCAGGTGCGGACGGGACCGATGACGGGGTCGCATCACCCGACCGGACTGCGACAGTGGGGGAGTACACGTGGGAGGACCTCCGACGTGAACTCCACGATGGTGGTCCGTTCGACCGAGCCGACTATCTCGGGTTCGACCCCGAGACCATCACGGACAAGCTCGAGGACGCGGCCGGCCTCGCAAAGGGCGTCAACCAACCGTTCGCCGAGTACATCGACCCGGAGACGACACCCGTCGCCAAGGGGGAGTACACCTGGGAGCACTTCAAACAGGAGTACTACTACGAGGACGGCGCCAAGCCGTGGAACAACGGCGACCAGCCCCGGGACAACCAGGGGAACGTCGTCCCGTTCGAGGGCGAGTCGTATCTCGGTTTCGAGCCGGAGCAGACGGAGAACCGGCTCTCCCTAGCCGAGGACTTGGCCTCCGAGCTGGACGAACTCGTCGACGAACGCACCGTCGACGTCAACCCCGAGCTAGACGAAGACGAGTTCTTCTCCACGCAGGAGGGCCACACGACGGTCGTCAACCGGTACGACCTCGAGAAGGCCGTGCCGCTCTCGAAGAAGTCACACTTCAAAGAACTGGAGCGGTACTGGGTCAACAAACCGTACGCCTGCGCCATCATCTTCCAGTCCCGGAAGGAAAACGAGAAGAAGTACTACGTAATCGAACCGTATCTCAACCCCATCGAAGAGGACCTGCAGGGCTTCCTCTCGGGCAAACTCAGGACGGCCATCAAGTACTCCGAAGACGACGTCATCGTCAAAGGGTCCAACGCCGACCGGGCACAGGTCATCCAGCGCGAAGCCGAACAGCTCCTCTCGCGGTACGATCTCTACAAGGACTCCATCAGTGCGGGCGCCGGGACGAGCTCGGGCGGCGGCGGGTTCCTCGACGGGCTCAAGGAGATGTTCAACGACACCGAGACGACTGTGCCGGAGGTGACTGGACAGCTCGACGGGCTCGCGGTGCGGCCCGAACCAGCTATCCTCGCGGACGACCCGTCGACGCTCAACGAGTACCAGGTCGAGAAGCTACTGTACACGCTCAAACGGGACTTCATCGGCTACGGGCTCATCGACGGCATCAAACACGACATCAACGTCGAGGACATCTCCTGTGACGGGTACAACTCGCGGGTGTTCGTCTACCACACCGACTACGAGCAGATTATCTCGAACGTCGAACACGGTGAGACCGAGCTCGACGACTTCGTCGTCAAACTCGCCCAGCGGTCCGGGAAGGGTATCTCCAAGCGTCAGCCACAGATCGACGCCACGCTCCCGGACGGCTCGCGTGCCCAGCTGACGCTGGGTCGTGAGGTTTCCGACCACGGGACCAACTACACCATCCGTCAGTTCAAGGACGTCCCGTTCACCCCGATCGACCTCATCAACTGGAACACCTTCTCGCTGGACGAGATGGCGTTCCTCTGGCTCTGTATCGAGAACAACAAGAGCCTCATCTTCGCCGGTGGTACGGCATCCGGGAAGACGACGAGCCTGAACGCAGTCTCGCTGTTTATCCCGTCGAACTCCAAGATTGTCTCCATCGAGGACACCCGCGAGGTCGAACTGCCCCAGCGTAACTGGGTCGCAAGCGTCACTCGCCCATCCTTCGGTGACGACGACCAGGGTGACGTCGACGAGTTCGACCTGCTGGAGGCCGCGCTCCGCCAGCGTCCAGACTACATCGTCATGGGTGAGATTCGTGGTGAGGAGGGTCGGACGCTGTTCCAGGTCATGTCGACCGGCCACACCACCTACACCACCTTCCACGCCGACTCCGTCGGCGAGGTCATCAAGCGGTTCACGACAGAGCCCATCAACGTCTCGAAGACGCTGTTTACGGCGCTTGACCTCGTCTCAATCCAGACCCAGACCCGTGTCGACGGGAGCAAGGTCCGCCGGAACAAATCGCTCACGGAGATCAACGAGTACTCCGCCGAGAACGACGAGATCAACGTTCGGGACGTCTACGAGTGGCGTGCAGAGACGGACGAGTACATCCAGATGGGTAACTCCAACACCTTAGAAGAGATCAAGTTCGACCGCGGGTGGACCCAGGAGAAACTCGACGAGGAACTGTTCAAGCGGAAAGTCGTCCTGGCCCATCTCATCGAGCAGGGGCTCAACTCCTACACGGAGGTCGCTGCGACCATCCAGGCCTTTATCAACGACCCCGAGACCATCCTGACGCTCATCGCCAACGACCAGCTTGAGCGCTCCCTGGAGGACCTCCGGGAGATGGAGTCGGTCAAGATAGATATCGACCCCGAGAAAGAGGAGATGGTCCCGCGACCGGACGCGCCGCCCGAGATGGTCGAGGAGACCAAACAGGTCCTGGACAACGCCGGGCCGCTGTTCAGGAAGTTCAAGAGCGGCGACACCCCGGACATCGTCTCCGCGCTGATGGACGGCAACGCGCTGGAAGACACCGACACCGAGGACGACGTGACGGAGTTCGGCCAGTTCGTCCCGAAGGCCGGCAAGGAGGCCGATAGTGGATGA
- a CDS encoding pyridoxal phosphate-dependent aminotransferase yields the protein MTLEPADRVDAVPPSGIRRFFELAEEMDDIISLGVGEPDFSAPWAAREAAITSLERGQTSYTANKGKRELRERISRFESAQHDLDYDPDEEMVVTAGASEGLDLAFRALLNPGDKLAVAQPCYVSYVPGATFASVDVVDVPTRVEDEFKLTREVLEQSGAAEADALVYCYPNNPTGATMTGDELREVAAFCREHDLAVFADEIYADLTYEHDHTSIATLPGMRERTIVFNGFSKAFAMTGFRLGYAMGPEDAITAMNRIHQYTMLSAPTTAQHAAIEALDSCLDEVQEMTAQYDRRRNYVLSRFEDMGISCFPASGAFYAFPECPWDDADEFAEALLQEEKVAVVPGTAFGEGGDGHLRVSYATGLDDLKTAMNRIESFIS from the coding sequence ATGACACTGGAGCCAGCCGACCGGGTCGACGCCGTGCCGCCGTCGGGCATCCGCCGGTTCTTCGAGCTGGCCGAAGAGATGGACGACATCATCTCGCTCGGTGTGGGTGAGCCGGACTTCTCCGCGCCGTGGGCGGCCCGTGAAGCCGCGATTACGTCGCTGGAACGTGGCCAGACCTCCTATACGGCCAACAAGGGGAAACGCGAGCTTCGCGAGCGCATCTCACGCTTCGAGTCGGCACAGCACGACCTCGACTACGACCCCGACGAGGAGATGGTCGTCACCGCGGGTGCGAGCGAGGGGCTCGACCTCGCCTTTCGCGCGCTGTTGAACCCCGGCGACAAACTGGCCGTGGCCCAGCCCTGCTACGTCTCCTACGTCCCCGGAGCGACCTTCGCGAGCGTCGACGTCGTCGACGTGCCCACCCGCGTCGAGGACGAGTTCAAGCTGACCCGCGAGGTCCTCGAACAGTCCGGCGCGGCCGAGGCCGACGCGCTCGTCTACTGCTACCCGAACAACCCCACCGGGGCGACGATGACGGGCGACGAGCTCCGCGAGGTGGCGGCGTTCTGTCGGGAGCACGATCTGGCCGTCTTCGCCGACGAGATATACGCCGATCTGACCTACGAACACGACCACACCTCGATCGCGACACTGCCCGGGATGCGCGAGCGGACCATCGTGTTCAACGGCTTCTCGAAGGCCTTCGCGATGACGGGCTTTCGCCTGGGCTATGCGATGGGGCCCGAGGACGCCATCACGGCGATGAACCGAATCCACCAGTACACGATGCTGTCGGCACCGACGACCGCCCAGCACGCCGCCATCGAGGCGCTGGACAGCTGCCTCGACGAGGTTCAGGAGATGACCGCCCAGTACGACCGCCGTCGTAACTACGTCCTCTCGCGGTTCGAGGACATGGGTATTTCCTGTTTCCCCGCTTCGGGTGCCTTCTATGCCTTCCCGGAGTGTCCGTGGGACGACGCCGACGAGTTCGCCGAGGCGCTCCTGCAGGAAGAGAAAGTGGCTGTGGTCCCCGGTACGGCCTTCGGGGAGGGCGGTGACGGCCACCTCCGGGTCTCGTATGCGACCGGGCTGGACGACCTCAAGACCGCGATGAACCGCATCGAGTCGTTCATCTCCTAA
- a CDS encoding Lrp/AsnC family transcriptional regulator yields the protein MSSPREILDLLEENARYTTEDLAHMTEFTESEVEDIVTELEEAGVITGYQAVVNWDALKTDGERVRATVELNVALDRETNYGDIADRIAKFPEVTSLRLVSGDYDFDLTVEGDSMREVSHFISDKIAPIPEITQTVTHYIMESYKEQGMEFDDHDDDDRLSVSP from the coding sequence ATGAGCAGCCCACGCGAGATTCTGGACCTGCTGGAGGAAAATGCCCGCTACACTACCGAGGACCTCGCCCACATGACCGAGTTCACCGAGAGCGAGGTCGAGGACATCGTCACAGAGCTCGAAGAGGCCGGTGTCATCACGGGCTATCAGGCCGTCGTCAACTGGGACGCCCTGAAGACCGACGGCGAGCGGGTCCGGGCGACCGTCGAACTCAACGTCGCACTCGACCGCGAGACAAACTACGGCGACATCGCCGACCGCATCGCCAAGTTCCCCGAGGTGACCTCGCTGCGGCTCGTCAGCGGCGACTACGACTTCGACCTCACCGTCGAGGGCGACTCGATGCGGGAGGTCTCACACTTCATCAGCGACAAGATAGCGCCCATCCCGGAAATCACCCAGACGGTAACCCACTACATCATGGAGTCCTACAAGGAGCAGGGCATGGAGTTCGACGACCACGACGACGACGACAGGCTGTCGGTCTCACCATGA
- a CDS encoding MFS transporter, which yields MVSQSRLVVGLVGGSHLVNHAYFMLLPPIFGPLRADLGLTDAQLGIALGVVGVVVTALQLPLGSLSDSRGRTPVLAISLSFGALGALLTATAQSYAWLLGASVVTGIGIAGHHPAHYPLIGAATTAETRGRAYSVHGFTGALGFAAPPAIVAATATLGLDWRLAIGAIAAVGTLYAVACLLAFARYVDRDITHPSSEATPSTAESPTASDPPFTTRVRRELHRLLASPPIVALTVLWFCTSAAGWGIKQYTATLLSTGYAIPDSTANFAVSAMLTVGAVLIFGGGWLTDRHAPGPVLVGGYAALAAVAGLLAIGSLPVLGALALVLVLSATVDGSRPARAALADALSAEDSAGKNFGLLTIGISGGAAVAPPVLSVVVGRFGVGAAFWAIAGLGVVAIGLTGVVLSVGGRAVARDPQPGD from the coding sequence GTGGTCTCGCAGTCCCGACTCGTCGTCGGCCTCGTCGGCGGCTCCCACCTGGTCAACCACGCCTATTTCATGCTGTTGCCGCCGATTTTCGGTCCGCTACGGGCAGACCTCGGTCTGACGGACGCCCAGCTTGGCATCGCGCTCGGGGTCGTCGGCGTCGTCGTGACGGCCCTGCAGCTACCCCTGGGGTCACTCTCGGACTCCCGGGGCCGGACGCCGGTGCTGGCAATCTCGCTTTCCTTCGGCGCGCTGGGAGCGCTCCTGACTGCCACCGCACAGAGCTACGCGTGGCTGCTCGGGGCGAGCGTCGTCACCGGGATTGGTATCGCGGGCCACCACCCGGCACACTACCCGCTCATCGGCGCGGCGACGACGGCCGAGACGCGGGGACGGGCCTACAGCGTGCACGGCTTTACCGGGGCGCTGGGCTTTGCCGCGCCGCCGGCCATCGTCGCGGCGACGGCGACGCTGGGTCTGGACTGGCGGCTGGCCATCGGTGCCATCGCCGCCGTCGGCACCCTCTATGCGGTCGCCTGCCTGCTGGCATTTGCCCGCTACGTGGACCGGGATATCACGCATCCGTCGAGCGAAGCGACGCCCTCCACAGCGGAGTCTCCGACAGCCAGTGACCCGCCTTTCACAACACGCGTTCGTCGGGAACTCCACCGGCTGCTTGCCTCGCCGCCCATCGTCGCACTCACGGTCCTGTGGTTTTGCACGTCGGCCGCGGGATGGGGTATCAAGCAGTACACCGCGACGCTGCTGTCGACGGGCTACGCGATTCCGGACTCGACTGCGAACTTCGCCGTCTCGGCGATGCTCACCGTCGGCGCGGTGCTCATCTTCGGGGGCGGCTGGCTCACCGACCGCCACGCGCCGGGCCCGGTGCTCGTCGGGGGCTACGCCGCACTCGCCGCCGTCGCCGGGCTGCTGGCGATTGGGTCGCTTCCGGTCCTCGGAGCGCTCGCGCTGGTGCTCGTCCTCTCGGCAACTGTCGACGGCAGCCGCCCCGCGAGAGCCGCCCTCGCCGACGCGCTTTCCGCCGAGGACTCCGCGGGCAAGAACTTCGGGCTGCTGACAATCGGTATCTCCGGCGGCGCTGCCGTCGCCCCGCCAGTGCTTTCGGTGGTCGTGGGCCGCTTCGGCGTCGGGGCGGCCTTCTGGGCCATCGCCGGGCTCGGCGTCGTCGCCATCGGACTGACCGGAGTGGTGCTATCGGTAGGCGGGCGGGCCGTCGCGAGGGACCCACAGCCCGGCGATTGA
- a CDS encoding thioredoxin family protein: MVSLDSESDVLQRGDSAPAFELAGADGELYALEDFAVYEALLVVFTCNHCPYAKAKIPELNRLAEEYDDLAVVGINSNDPQEYPDDSFERMQEIVADGTVDYDAYLHDADQSVAAAYGARCTPDPFLFDNDDGDFRLAYHGRLDDAPSPDDDPSVREMAAHVETLLSGDEITAAEKPSRGCSIKWMDGNEPEYWEL; the protein is encoded by the coding sequence ATGGTCTCACTCGACTCCGAATCCGACGTGCTACAGCGCGGTGACAGCGCGCCGGCCTTCGAACTGGCGGGGGCCGACGGCGAGCTGTACGCGTTAGAGGACTTCGCCGTCTACGAGGCGCTGCTCGTCGTGTTCACCTGCAACCATTGCCCGTACGCCAAGGCCAAGATACCGGAGCTGAATCGGTTGGCCGAGGAGTACGACGACCTCGCCGTCGTCGGCATAAACTCGAACGACCCACAGGAGTACCCCGACGATTCCTTCGAACGGATGCAGGAGATCGTGGCCGACGGCACCGTGGACTACGACGCCTACCTCCACGACGCAGACCAGTCGGTCGCGGCCGCCTACGGCGCCCGCTGTACGCCCGACCCGTTCCTCTTCGACAACGACGACGGCGACTTCCGACTGGCCTACCACGGCCGCCTCGACGACGCCCCCAGCCCCGACGACGACCCAAGCGTTCGGGAGATGGCCGCCCACGTCGAGACGCTACTGTCCGGCGACGAGATAACCGCCGCGGAGAAGCCCTCGCGGGGCTGTTCCATCAAGTGGATGGACGGCAACGAGCCCGAGTACTGGGAGCTATAG
- the dhaK gene encoding dihydroxyacetone kinase subunit DhaK — translation MKKLINDPDDVVDEMLDGMVAAYPDQVRRLPDTKVLVRDDAPVDGKVGIVSGGGSGHEPTHAGYLGEGMLDGAAAGEVFTSPTADELEELVGAADSGEGVLMVIKNYEGDVMNFETAGEMVEMEGTDVAQVVVDDDVAVEDSLYTSGRRGVCGTILVHKAAGAKAAEGADLDEVQRVAQKVIDNVGTMGMALTSCITPEKGEATFDLPEDEIELGIGIHGEPGVERTDVMSADEITEELTQNVLEDLDLDDGQEVMTIVNGMGGTPQMELFVVNRKLQQILGDHGLETWDAWVGDYMTSLDMEGCSITVCAVDEELKELLGAPAETPALTVK, via the coding sequence ATGAAGAAACTCATCAACGACCCGGACGACGTGGTCGACGAGATGCTGGACGGAATGGTGGCCGCCTACCCGGACCAGGTGCGTCGACTTCCTGACACGAAGGTGCTTGTACGGGACGACGCCCCTGTTGACGGGAAAGTGGGCATCGTCAGCGGTGGTGGGAGCGGCCACGAGCCGACCCACGCGGGCTACCTCGGCGAGGGGATGCTCGACGGTGCGGCGGCCGGCGAAGTGTTCACGTCCCCGACAGCGGACGAACTCGAGGAGCTGGTGGGGGCGGCCGACAGCGGCGAGGGCGTCCTCATGGTCATCAAGAACTACGAGGGCGACGTGATGAACTTCGAGACCGCCGGCGAGATGGTCGAGATGGAGGGGACCGACGTGGCACAGGTCGTCGTCGACGACGACGTGGCCGTCGAGGACTCCCTGTACACCTCGGGCCGCCGTGGTGTCTGTGGGACCATCCTCGTCCACAAGGCCGCCGGCGCGAAGGCCGCCGAGGGCGCGGACCTCGACGAGGTCCAGCGGGTCGCCCAGAAGGTAATCGACAACGTCGGCACGATGGGGATGGCGCTCACGTCGTGTATCACACCGGAGAAGGGCGAGGCGACGTTCGACCTCCCCGAAGACGAGATCGAACTGGGCATCGGTATCCACGGCGAACCCGGCGTCGAGCGCACCGACGTCATGAGCGCCGACGAGATCACCGAGGAACTGACCCAGAACGTCCTGGAGGACCTCGACCTCGACGATGGCCAGGAAGTGATGACCATCGTCAACGGGATGGGCGGTACCCCGCAGATGGAGCTGTTCGTCGTCAACCGCAAGCTCCAGCAGATTCTGGGCGACCACGGCCTGGAGACCTGGGACGCCTGGGTGGGCGACTACATGACCTCCCTGGACATGGAGGGATGCTCTATCACGGTCTGTGCGGTCGACGAGGAGCTAAAGGAACTGCTCGGTGCGCCGGCCGAGACGCCGGCGCTGACGGTGAAATGA